In a genomic window of Asticcacaulis sp.:
- a CDS encoding CoA-acylating methylmalonate-semialdehyde dehydrogenase produces MMREISHFINGKSVTGASGRFGDIYDPNTGLIQARVALATAADMDDAIQKAVRAQTGWAAMNPQRRARVMFAFKALIEQNMEELAHLLSSEHGKVIADAKGDIQRGLEVVEFACGIPHLLKGDYTEGAGPGIDVYSMRQPLGVVAGITPFNFPAMIPLWMSAVALACGNAFILKPSEKDPSVPVRLGQLLIEAGLPEGVFQVVHGDKVAVDALITHPDIRAVSFVGSSDIAQYIYATGAAHGKRVQAMGGAKNHGIIMPDADLDQVVKDIVGAAYGSAGERCMALPVAVPVGQKTADAFVERMIDAARGLKVGISTDAEAHYGPVISAAHKAKVETYIQMGVDEGAELLLDGRGMKLQGHEEGFFIGPTLFDHVKPNMQTYQEEIFGPVLQVVRAETLEEAALLPSQHAYGNGVAIFTRNGLAAREFAAKVNVGMVGINVPIPVPVAYHSFGGWKRSAFGDMNQYGEDGVRFYTKVKTVTQRWPDGDIGDQAFIIPTMS; encoded by the coding sequence CTGATGCGTGAGATTTCCCACTTCATAAACGGCAAGTCTGTAACAGGCGCGTCAGGTCGCTTTGGCGATATTTACGATCCCAATACCGGCCTCATTCAGGCGCGCGTGGCCCTGGCCACCGCCGCCGACATGGATGACGCCATCCAGAAGGCGGTGAGGGCGCAAACCGGATGGGCGGCGATGAACCCGCAGCGCCGGGCGCGCGTCATGTTCGCCTTCAAGGCGCTGATAGAGCAGAACATGGAGGAACTGGCACACCTGCTGTCCTCCGAACACGGCAAGGTCATCGCCGATGCGAAGGGCGACATCCAGCGCGGGCTTGAAGTGGTGGAATTCGCCTGTGGTATCCCGCACCTGCTGAAGGGCGATTACACTGAGGGTGCGGGGCCGGGTATCGATGTCTATTCGATGCGCCAGCCGTTGGGCGTGGTGGCCGGCATTACGCCGTTCAACTTCCCGGCCATGATCCCGCTGTGGATGTCGGCCGTGGCGCTGGCCTGCGGCAATGCCTTCATCCTCAAACCTTCGGAAAAGGATCCGTCCGTACCGGTGCGTCTCGGTCAACTATTGATCGAAGCCGGATTGCCGGAAGGCGTGTTCCAGGTCGTCCATGGCGACAAGGTGGCGGTCGATGCCCTGATCACCCATCCGGATATCAGGGCCGTATCGTTCGTCGGCTCGTCGGATATCGCGCAATATATCTATGCCACGGGGGCGGCTCACGGCAAGCGTGTCCAGGCCATGGGCGGCGCCAAGAACCACGGCATCATCATGCCGGATGCGGATCTCGACCAGGTGGTTAAGGATATCGTCGGCGCCGCCTATGGCTCGGCTGGCGAGCGCTGTATGGCCCTGCCGGTGGCGGTGCCGGTGGGCCAAAAGACCGCGGATGCCTTTGTCGAGCGGATGATCGACGCGGCGCGGGGACTGAAGGTCGGGATCTCTACCGACGCCGAGGCGCACTATGGGCCGGTGATTTCCGCCGCCCACAAGGCCAAGGTGGAAACCTACATTCAGATGGGCGTCGATGAGGGCGCGGAACTGCTGCTTGATGGCCGGGGGATGAAATTACAGGGCCATGAAGAGGGCTTCTTTATCGGGCCGACCCTGTTCGATCATGTGAAGCCGAATATGCAGACCTATCAGGAAGAGATTTTCGGGCCGGTGCTTCAGGTGGTGCGGGCCGAAACGCTGGAAGAGGCGGCTTTGCTGCCTTCACAACATGCCTATGGCAATGGCGTAGCGATCTTCACGCGCAATGGTCTCGCGGCGCGGGAATTCGCGGCCAAGGTCAATGTCGGCATGGTGGGGATCAATGTGCCGATCCCCGTGCCGGTGGCCTATCACAGCTTCGGCGGCTGGAAGCGCTCGGCCTTTGGCGACATGAACCAGTATGGCGAGGACGGCGTGCGTTTCTACACTAAGGTCAAGACGGTTACCCAACGCTGGCCGGATGGGGATATTGGTGATCAGGCGTTTATTATTCCGACGATGAGTTAA
- a CDS encoding NAD kinase — protein sequence MSLRLDFTASDRPEAQEACARLKARYGAAASPDVVVALGGDGFLLQTVHKYLKAQIPIFGMNRGSVGFLLNDYAEDNLLERILKSESTLISPLSMTARTRAGTEHTALAFNEVSLLRMSHQGAKLRILIDGKVRLDELICDGIMVATPAGSTAYNLSAHGPIIPLTAKALALTPISAFRPRRWRGAILPHTAKVRIEALEVEKRPISAAADTYDVRDVISVDIAEAEDLKATLLFDAGNGYDERVLAEQFVS from the coding sequence ATGTCACTCCGCCTCGATTTTACCGCCTCAGACCGCCCCGAAGCGCAGGAAGCCTGCGCACGGCTGAAAGCGCGATACGGCGCCGCCGCCAGTCCGGATGTGGTCGTGGCGCTGGGCGGTGACGGTTTCCTGTTGCAGACCGTGCATAAGTATCTCAAGGCGCAGATACCGATCTTCGGCATGAACCGCGGCAGTGTCGGCTTCCTACTCAACGACTATGCCGAAGACAACCTGCTGGAGCGTATCCTTAAGAGCGAAAGCACCCTGATCAGTCCGCTCAGCATGACCGCGCGCACGCGTGCCGGCACCGAGCATACGGCGCTGGCGTTCAACGAAGTGTCGTTGCTGCGCATGTCGCACCAGGGCGCCAAGCTGCGTATCCTGATCGACGGCAAGGTGCGGCTGGACGAACTGATCTGCGACGGCATCATGGTGGCGACGCCGGCCGGCTCCACCGCCTATAATCTGTCCGCCCACGGGCCCATCATCCCGCTGACCGCCAAGGCCCTCGCCCTGACCCCGATCAGCGCCTTCCGCCCCCGGCGCTGGCGCGGCGCTATCCTGCCGCATACCGCCAAGGTGCGGATCGAGGCGCTGGAGGTCGAGAAGCGTCCGATCAGCGCGGCGGCCGATACCTATGACGTGCGCGATGTCATCAGCGTCGATATCGCCGAGGCCGAAGACCTGAAGGCGACCCTGTTGTTTGATGCCGGCAATGGTTATGACGAGCGCGTGCTGGCCGAGCAGTTCGTCAGCTAG
- a CDS encoding BolA family transcriptional regulator: protein MAIAQSDLQARIEAAFPGADVTITDLAGDGDHYRARIVSDAFNGLPRVRQHQLVNKALADLLSGPLHALALETVAKG from the coding sequence ATGGCCATTGCGCAAAGCGATCTTCAGGCCCGCATCGAAGCGGCCTTTCCGGGTGCGGACGTTACCATTACCGACCTGGCCGGTGACGGCGATCACTACCGGGCGCGCATCGTATCGGATGCCTTCAATGGGCTGCCGCGTGTGCGCCAGCATCAACTGGTCAACAAGGCGCTGGCGGACCTGCTAAGCGGCCCGCTCCACGCCCTGGCCCTGGAGACGGTGGCGAAGGGCTGA
- a CDS encoding OprO/OprP family phosphate-selective porin codes for MSVASTKPGFSIPASSRPSSASVNLPPSIGLADAGSQGGSAFLERPAVAEMARNVSAGDTRMSLAAFNAKDRYLWSFAVTGNTMSALNTAASGFNTINNDEQLGVAARIAGTPVKTKDALIHVGLNYSGIINPADTGAAAATRYPVQLRERPELRVDATRLVDSGAINADSASVTGLEFGAQYKTLFLQSEAFDYRIQRLNAATGVTNPKFTGWYVEGGWVLTGESRKYNTQTAAFDGVTPAANFDPASGHWGAFELVARYSTLDLNYHDQAALAADRIRGGQQDITSLGLNWQLTPTVRFIFQGQSVEVNRLNAAGDQIGQDYTAFAVRSQFGF; via the coding sequence ATGTCGGTCGCGTCCACGAAGCCTGGGTTCAGTATTCCGGCTTCAAGTCGGCCAAGTTCCGCGTCGGTGAATTTGCCCCCCAGTATCGGCCTGGCCGATGCCGGCTCGCAAGGCGGCTCTGCTTTCCTCGAACGTCCGGCCGTCGCCGAAATGGCCCGCAATGTCAGCGCCGGCGATACCCGCATGAGCCTGGCGGCTTTCAATGCCAAGGACCGTTACCTGTGGTCTTTTGCCGTTACCGGCAACACCATGTCTGCGCTCAATACGGCGGCCAGCGGCTTCAATACGATCAATAATGACGAACAACTGGGCGTAGCGGCCCGTATCGCCGGCACGCCGGTTAAAACCAAGGATGCGCTGATCCATGTCGGCCTGAACTATTCCGGCATTATCAATCCCGCCGATACCGGCGCCGCGGCCGCGACCCGCTATCCGGTTCAGTTGCGTGAGCGCCCGGAACTGCGCGTCGATGCCACCCGCCTTGTTGACAGCGGCGCCATCAATGCGGATTCGGCCTCTGTTACCGGTCTCGAATTCGGCGCCCAGTACAAGACCCTTTTCCTGCAAAGCGAAGCCTTCGATTACCGTATCCAGCGCCTGAACGCCGCCACCGGCGTCACCAATCCGAAGTTTACCGGCTGGTATGTTGAAGGCGGCTGGGTGCTGACCGGCGAAAGCCGCAAGTATAATACCCAGACGGCGGCCTTTGATGGCGTGACACCCGCAGCCAACTTCGATCCGGCCTCTGGTCACTGGGGCGCTTTTGAGCTGGTGGCGCGCTATTCGACGCTCGATCTGAACTATCATGATCAGGCCGCGCTCGCCGCCGACCGTATCCGAGGCGGCCAGCAGGATATCACCTCGCTGGGCCTCAACTGGCAGCTTACCCCCACGGTCCGATTCATTTTCCAGGGCCAGAGCGTGGAGGTCAACCGCCTCAATGCCGCCGGCGACCAGATCGGCCAGGACTACACGGCCTTCGCCGTTCGCAGCCAGTTCGGCTTTTAA
- the modA gene encoding molybdate ABC transporter substrate-binding protein codes for MTAILCLSAFSAPAFAGDVQVAVAANFTEPAKEIAAAFETKTGHRVTMSFGSSGAFYSQIQQGAPFEVFLSADAERPTRLEAETLGVKGSRFVYAYGTLALWSATPGLIDGNGAVLKKGNFQHIAIADPAAAPYGLAAVETMKKLGLYDTLSPKIVRGSSIAQTYGFIDSGSAELGFVALSQVYKQNKGSRWIVPAAFYTPIDQQAILLNPGANDPAAKAYIAFLKSPEAVKIIKSYGYAVH; via the coding sequence ATGACGGCGATCCTGTGCCTGTCCGCTTTTTCCGCACCCGCCTTCGCCGGTGATGTTCAGGTGGCCGTGGCCGCCAATTTCACCGAACCGGCAAAAGAGATCGCCGCCGCTTTTGAGACAAAAACCGGCCATCGCGTCACCATGAGCTTTGGTTCTTCCGGCGCGTTTTATAGCCAGATCCAGCAAGGGGCGCCGTTTGAAGTTTTTCTTAGCGCCGATGCTGAGCGCCCGACCAGACTCGAAGCCGAAACCCTCGGCGTCAAGGGCAGCCGCTTTGTCTACGCCTACGGTACTCTGGCCCTGTGGAGCGCCACGCCCGGTTTGATTGACGGCAACGGCGCCGTTCTCAAAAAAGGAAATTTCCAGCATATCGCCATCGCCGATCCGGCTGCCGCGCCCTATGGTCTGGCGGCCGTCGAGACCATGAAGAAGCTTGGCCTGTATGACACCCTGTCACCGAAAATCGTCAGGGGCAGTTCCATCGCCCAGACCTACGGCTTTATCGACAGTGGCTCGGCCGAACTGGGTTTCGTGGCCCTGTCGCAGGTCTATAAGCAAAATAAAGGATCGCGCTGGATCGTGCCCGCTGCCTTCTATACGCCGATCGACCAGCAGGCCATCCTGCTCAATCCGGGCGCCAACGATCCGGCAGCCAAAGCCTATATCGCCTTCCTGAAAAGCCCGGAAGCGGTTAAGATCATCAAATCCTACGGCTACGCGGTTCACTGA
- a CDS encoding acyl-CoA dehydrogenase family protein — translation MLNDDQLMIQDLAQRFAYDRLRAHAGDWDAHKHFPVDVMREAAGLGFAAIYSQEEHGGSGMSRLDAVLIFEQLSRGCIATAAFLSIHNMCTWMVDRFGSADLRSRFVPKLTGMELIASYCLTEPGSGSDAAAMKTRAERDGETYVLNGSKQFISGAGVSDIYVVMAKTDDSISAFVVPKETPGLSFGANEKKMGWNAQPTRQVLFDNVRIPVEHRIGDEGEGFKFAMRGLDGGRLNIAACSLGGAQDALDRARQYAAERSQFGKHINEFQVTQFKLADMETELQAARAMLYEAAARLDAGTPDATKWCAMAKRFVTDTGSKVANEALQIHGGYGYLHEYGVERIVRDLRVHQILEGTNEIMRVIIARDMLKDQ, via the coding sequence ATGCTGAACGACGACCAGTTAATGATCCAAGATTTGGCGCAGCGTTTCGCCTATGACCGCCTGCGGGCCCATGCCGGTGACTGGGATGCGCACAAGCATTTTCCCGTCGATGTGATGCGCGAGGCGGCGGGACTGGGTTTCGCTGCCATATATTCCCAGGAAGAACACGGCGGATCGGGCATGAGCCGCCTCGATGCCGTGCTGATCTTCGAGCAACTCTCGCGCGGCTGCATCGCTACGGCCGCGTTTCTTTCTATTCACAACATGTGTACCTGGATGGTCGACCGTTTTGGTTCGGCCGATCTGCGGTCGCGTTTCGTGCCGAAGCTGACCGGCATGGAGCTGATCGCCAGCTACTGCCTGACCGAGCCGGGGTCTGGCTCAGACGCCGCCGCCATGAAAACCCGCGCCGAGCGCGATGGCGAGACCTATGTGCTCAATGGTTCAAAACAGTTCATTTCCGGTGCCGGCGTCTCGGATATCTATGTCGTTATGGCGAAGACCGACGACAGCATTTCAGCCTTTGTCGTGCCGAAGGAGACGCCGGGCCTGAGCTTCGGGGCCAATGAGAAAAAGATGGGCTGGAACGCCCAGCCGACGCGGCAGGTTCTGTTCGATAATGTCCGCATCCCAGTGGAACACCGCATCGGTGATGAAGGCGAGGGCTTTAAGTTCGCCATGAGGGGGCTGGATGGCGGCCGGCTCAATATCGCCGCCTGTTCGCTTGGCGGCGCGCAAGATGCGCTCGATCGCGCCCGGCAGTATGCGGCCGAACGCAGCCAGTTCGGCAAGCATATCAATGAGTTTCAGGTGACGCAGTTCAAGCTGGCCGACATGGAAACCGAACTTCAGGCGGCCCGCGCCATGCTCTATGAGGCGGCTGCGCGGCTGGACGCCGGCACGCCGGACGCCACCAAATGGTGCGCCATGGCCAAGCGCTTCGTCACCGATACCGGCTCGAAAGTGGCCAACGAAGCGCTGCAGATCCATGGCGGCTATGGCTATTTGCATGAATACGGCGTCGAGCGCATCGTGCGCGATTTACGGGTGCATCAGATCCTCGAAGGCACCAATGAAATCATGCGCGTCATCATCGCGCGCGACATGCTGAAAGATCAGTAA
- a CDS encoding META domain-containing protein, translated as MRRRLSVDAGAPAAASGEPPKTLVGTWQLVQFQPNDAGAAPVKPDTPDKYELTFLSGGRAAMKVDCNRATAIWEMTPTDGTHGHLTFGPLAMTRMACLTPGLDTKWELNANSVADYKVDGDTLSLGLEGGRGVYTWSRKPE; from the coding sequence ATGCGCCGCAGGCTTTCGGTCGATGCAGGCGCCCCTGCTGCCGCCTCAGGAGAGCCGCCGAAAACCCTGGTCGGCACCTGGCAACTGGTGCAGTTCCAGCCGAATGATGCGGGGGCGGCACCAGTCAAGCCTGATACGCCTGATAAATACGAACTGACCTTCCTGAGCGGCGGACGCGCGGCCATGAAGGTCGATTGCAACCGCGCCACCGCTATCTGGGAAATGACGCCGACCGATGGCACGCACGGTCATCTGACCTTCGGCCCGCTCGCCATGACGCGCATGGCCTGCCTGACACCCGGCCTGGATACCAAATGGGAACTCAACGCCAATTCCGTGGCGGACTATAAGGTGGACGGCGATACACTGTCGCTCGGTCTCGAAGGCGGCCGGGGCGTCTACACCTGGTCGCGCAAGCCGGAATAA
- a CDS encoding amino acid dehydrogenase, with the protein MFDHPDYDVHEKVLMVEDAASGLKAIIAVHSTALGAAAGGCRLWAYDSGVAALGDALRLSRGMSYKNAMANLPMGGGKAVILGPVLPDRREAVLEAFGRAVDSLDGQYITAEDVGVSVADMKIVARTTGYVSGLDAAVGKSGGDPSPFTARGVRVGIEAAVKAKLGRSDLAGLKVAVQGLGHVGSYLCEELYTLGARLVVADINAERVTEMRDRFGAESVPVEDILLQPVDVVAPCALGGAISEEVATRLQATVVAGAANNQLLTPRAGVILGERGILYAPDYVINAGGIIMVAGEISGHNDEAHILAQVDAIGPRLADIFARAKSANVITNVVADSMARDKIATAKARTKVTEAA; encoded by the coding sequence ATGTTTGACCATCCCGATTACGACGTCCACGAAAAAGTCCTGATGGTGGAAGACGCCGCCTCCGGCCTGAAGGCGATCATCGCCGTTCATTCCACCGCCCTGGGTGCCGCAGCCGGCGGCTGCCGCCTGTGGGCCTATGACAGCGGCGTGGCGGCGCTGGGTGATGCGCTGCGCCTATCACGCGGGATGAGCTACAAGAATGCCATGGCCAATCTGCCCATGGGCGGCGGCAAGGCGGTGATTCTGGGGCCGGTTCTGCCGGATCGCCGCGAGGCCGTTCTGGAAGCCTTCGGCCGCGCCGTCGACAGCCTTGATGGCCAGTACATCACCGCCGAGGATGTCGGGGTTTCGGTTGCCGACATGAAGATCGTGGCGCGCACCACCGGTTATGTGTCGGGTCTCGACGCGGCTGTTGGCAAGAGCGGTGGCGATCCGTCGCCCTTCACGGCGCGCGGCGTTCGCGTCGGTATCGAGGCCGCGGTCAAGGCCAAACTCGGCCGCTCGGATCTGGCGGGCCTGAAGGTGGCCGTGCAGGGACTCGGTCACGTCGGCAGCTATCTGTGCGAAGAACTGTATACGCTCGGCGCCCGCCTGGTGGTGGCCGATATCAATGCCGAACGTGTCACCGAAATGCGCGATCGCTTCGGGGCTGAAAGCGTGCCTGTCGAGGATATCCTGTTGCAGCCGGTCGATGTGGTGGCGCCCTGTGCGCTCGGCGGGGCGATCAGCGAAGAGGTGGCGACGCGTTTGCAAGCCACGGTAGTGGCGGGTGCGGCCAATAATCAACTATTGACGCCGCGGGCCGGCGTGATCCTCGGTGAGCGCGGTATTCTGTACGCGCCGGATTATGTGATCAATGCCGGGGGTATCATCATGGTGGCCGGCGAAATCTCCGGCCATAATGACGAAGCGCATATTCTGGCGCAGGTGGATGCCATAGGCCCACGCCTGGCGGATATTTTCGCCAGAGCAAAAAGCGCAAATGTGATCACAAATGTGGTTGCCGATTCGATGGCGCGGGATAAGATCGCCACGGCAAAGGCACGGACGAAAGTGACCGAGGCCGCTTAA
- the modB gene encoding molybdate ABC transporter permease subunit yields the protein MTDLANAIHVTVLLATVTALSLLGIATPIGWWLSRNRSLFKDIITAVIALPIVLPPTVLGFYLLVAMGPKSPLMDLLHPFGIRTLNFSFAGLVIGSIIYSLPFAVQPIRNAFESLGRRPFDVAATLRASPLDTFFTVALPMARKGFLTAALLVFAHTVGEFGVVLMIGGAIPGKTEVISIRIWQLVEQLDWPNAHRLAGGLLIFAFIVLLSLLLIDRRWSQRHD from the coding sequence ATGACCGATCTTGCCAACGCCATCCATGTTACCGTTCTGCTCGCAACAGTTACCGCCCTGTCCCTGCTGGGGATCGCCACGCCGATCGGCTGGTGGCTATCACGCAACCGCAGCCTGTTCAAAGACATAATCACCGCCGTTATCGCCCTGCCGATTGTCCTGCCGCCGACCGTTCTCGGCTTCTACCTGCTGGTCGCCATGGGACCGAAAAGTCCGTTGATGGACCTGCTGCATCCGTTCGGCATCCGCACGCTCAACTTCTCCTTCGCCGGACTGGTGATCGGCTCGATCATCTATTCCCTGCCCTTCGCCGTGCAGCCAATCCGTAACGCCTTTGAAAGCCTGGGCCGGCGCCCGTTTGATGTCGCCGCCACCCTGCGTGCCTCCCCGCTCGATACCTTTTTCACCGTCGCTTTGCCGATGGCGCGCAAGGGCTTCCTGACTGCCGCCCTGCTCGTCTTCGCCCACACGGTGGGTGAATTCGGCGTGGTGCTGATGATCGGCGGCGCCATTCCCGGCAAGACCGAGGTGATTTCCATCCGAATCTGGCAACTGGTCGAGCAACTGGACTGGCCCAATGCCCACAGGCTGGCCGGCGGTTTGCTGATTTTCGCCTTCATTGTCCTGCTCTCTCTACTGCTGATCGACCGCCGCTGGAGCCAAAGGCATGATTGA
- a CDS encoding ATP-binding cassette domain-containing protein — protein MRSHSRVLPAVSCWTLSFSVPAQGVTAIWGPSGSGKTTLLRAIAGLTRLEGHVRIGMDTWQDGQRFVPVHKRRIGYVFQEASLLPHLSVRGNLDFALKRNGGCTVDFDGLTDRLKLAPLLSRSVHKLSGGERQRVALARTLMSAPEILLMDEPLSSLDGEAKAEIVPMIAALSRDTGLPVLYVSHDAYEVERLADRVLRMSKGCIIETPDTAFNASLDGLTEAQVRALAEAALKAGIKV, from the coding sequence TTGAGGTCTCACTCAAGGGTTCTGCCGGCGGTTTCATGCTGGACGCTGAGTTTTTCCGTTCCCGCTCAAGGCGTTACCGCCATCTGGGGACCGTCTGGCTCCGGCAAGACGACCCTGCTGCGCGCCATAGCCGGGCTGACCCGGCTGGAAGGCCATGTAAGAATTGGCATGGATACCTGGCAGGACGGGCAAAGGTTCGTGCCCGTTCATAAACGTCGTATCGGTTATGTTTTTCAGGAAGCCTCGCTGCTGCCGCATCTTTCGGTACGCGGTAATCTCGATTTTGCCCTGAAAAGAAACGGCGGCTGCACCGTCGATTTCGACGGACTGACAGACCGGCTGAAGCTGGCGCCCCTGCTCTCTCGCTCAGTGCATAAACTCTCCGGCGGCGAACGCCAGCGCGTCGCCCTGGCGCGTACCCTGATGAGCGCACCCGAAATCCTGCTGATGGATGAACCCCTGTCCAGTCTCGATGGCGAGGCCAAGGCCGAGATCGTGCCGATGATCGCGGCCTTGTCACGCGATACCGGCCTGCCCGTTCTTTATGTCAGTCATGACGCCTATGAGGTCGAGCGGCTGGCAGACCGTGTTCTTCGGATGAGCAAGGGGTGTATCATCGAGACGCCGGATACTGCCTTCAACGCCAGTCTGGACGGCCTCACCGAAGCCCAGGTCCGCGCCTTGGCGGAAGCCGCGCTCAAAGCGGGGATAAAAGTCTAG
- a CDS encoding enoyl-CoA hydratase/isomerase family protein, whose amino-acid sequence MDVITRIENGIGRITLNRPHALHALNTDMCRMMSEALTEWAADDRVTLLMIDHAEGTRGFCAGGDIRMVAQSGRVDGVEAADFFRIEYTLNTQIKRFPKPYIAFLDGVTMGGGVGISIHGSHRIATEHTLFAMPETGIGLFPDVGGSWFLPRLEGELGTWLALTGARLKGRDVLAAGIATHFVAFEKLPEVKARILAGEAPDAVLADYTETPQTPTYAEHLDIINHCFSRPTVTDICLALKMADDDWATAQADILKTRSPLSMAVSLEQLRRGAQMSSFEDMMRMEYRVACHIIRTHDFSEGVRAVIEDKDHAPKWSPETPAGVTKAMVEAMFVPVSEELSL is encoded by the coding sequence ATGGACGTTATTACCCGCATCGAGAACGGCATCGGCCGGATCACGCTCAACCGTCCGCACGCCCTGCACGCGCTGAATACGGATATGTGCCGCATGATGAGCGAGGCCCTGACCGAATGGGCGGCTGATGACCGCGTGACGCTGCTGATGATCGATCATGCCGAGGGCACCCGCGGCTTCTGTGCCGGTGGTGATATCCGCATGGTGGCGCAGTCCGGTCGGGTGGATGGTGTCGAGGCGGCTGATTTCTTCCGCATCGAATATACACTCAACACCCAGATCAAGCGCTTTCCCAAGCCCTATATAGCGTTCCTTGATGGCGTGACCATGGGCGGTGGCGTCGGTATTTCGATCCACGGCTCGCACCGTATTGCCACCGAACATACGCTGTTTGCCATGCCGGAAACAGGTATCGGCCTTTTCCCGGATGTCGGTGGCTCGTGGTTCCTGCCGCGTCTGGAAGGCGAACTGGGCACCTGGCTGGCGCTCACAGGCGCGCGGTTGAAGGGCCGGGATGTGCTGGCGGCGGGCATCGCCACGCATTTTGTCGCCTTCGAAAAATTGCCGGAGGTGAAGGCGCGGATTCTGGCGGGCGAGGCGCCGGATGCGGTGCTGGCCGATTATACGGAAACGCCTCAGACACCGACCTATGCCGAGCATCTCGATATAATCAATCATTGCTTTTCGCGCCCGACCGTCACCGATATCTGCCTGGCGCTGAAGATGGCTGATGATGACTGGGCCACGGCGCAGGCGGATATCCTGAAGACGCGGTCGCCGCTGTCCATGGCCGTATCGCTCGAACAATTGCGACGCGGCGCGCAGATGTCATCCTTTGAGGATATGATGCGGATGGAGTACCGCGTCGCCTGCCATATTATTCGCACCCATGATTTTTCCGAGGGCGTGCGGGCGGTGATCGAGGACAAGGATCACGCGCCGAAATGGTCGCCGGAAACGCCCGCAGGGGTCACAAAGGCGATGGTAGAAGCCATGTTTGTCCCGGTTTCAGAGGAGCTTTCGCTATGA
- a CDS encoding Lrp/AsnC family transcriptional regulator, whose amino-acid sequence MNKNKAGQSLDEIDRKILRLLRADAHLTTQEVADKVGLSQTPCWSRIKRLEESGVIAGYVALLDPEKIGRPLSVIVEVNLDQHDDEKIETFSRHLAQLPEVTDAYLTTGEYDYVIIAAVENTEDYEGFLRKRLLKFPGIRHARSTFCLRRLKRDPSPSL is encoded by the coding sequence ATGAACAAGAATAAAGCCGGCCAATCCCTGGATGAAATCGATCGTAAAATTCTGCGCCTGCTGCGCGCCGACGCCCATCTGACCACACAGGAAGTGGCGGACAAGGTCGGGCTGTCCCAGACCCCTTGCTGGTCACGGATCAAGCGGCTGGAGGAATCGGGCGTGATCGCCGGCTACGTGGCCCTGCTCGATCCGGAAAAGATCGGCCGTCCTTTGTCGGTCATTGTTGAGGTCAATCTCGACCAGCATGATGACGAGAAGATCGAGACCTTTTCCCGCCACCTGGCGCAACTGCCGGAAGTGACAGACGCCTATCTCACCACCGGCGAATATGACTATGTTATCATCGCCGCGGTCGAAAATACCGAGGACTATGAAGGCTTCCTGCGCAAGCGCCTGCTGAAATTCCCCGGCATCCGCCACGCGCGCTCAACCTTCTGCCTGCGCCGGCTGAAACGCGATCCGTCGCCTTCTCTGTAA